One part of the Humulus lupulus chromosome 9, drHumLupu1.1, whole genome shotgun sequence genome encodes these proteins:
- the LOC133799818 gene encoding uncharacterized protein LOC133799818, with protein MIDKITKDRSMIKFARILVEMEIVDTLPKYISYFNEKGQIMEQLINYEWMPTKCTNCKKLGHSVTSCKYVPEAVWRQKELKHKEEKHVSPNAEKSEAEKPVHPNAEKPKAEKPVSPNAPGSVHQLNSTQLVVVQPYTDPVEAHWVSPKTTRVKRQGV; from the coding sequence ATGATTGACAAGATAACCAAGGATCGATCGATGATAAAATTTGCTCGTATCTTAGTTGAAATGGAGATAGTAGATACTCTTCCAAAATACATCAGTTATTTCAATGAGAAGGGTCAAATTATGGAACAACTTATAAACTATGAATGGATGCCAACAAAATGTACTAATTGTAAGAAATTGGGACACTCAGTAACATCGTGTAAGTATGTTCCTGAAGCTGTTTGGAGGCAGAAAGAATTGAAGCATAAGGAAGAGAAACATGTCAGTCCAAATGCAGAGAAATCTGAGGCAGAGAAACCTGTACACCCTAATGCAGAGAAACCTAAGGCAGAGAAACCTGTAAGTCCAAATGCCCCTGGTTCAGTTCATCAATTAAATTCTACTCAATTAGTTGTTGTCCAGCCGTATACTGATCCTGTAGAGGCTCACTGGGTTTCTCCAAAAACAACTAGAGTTAAAAGGCAAGGTGTCTAG